The sequence below is a genomic window from Fibrobacterota bacterium.
GCGCCAGCGCCGCCACGGTCAGGGATTCCGTGAGTTCGCCTGCCATCGCCATGCGCCAGGCTTCTCCGAAATCCATGGCCTTCACCGCGAGCTGCTCATCCCCGTCGGGATCCTGCGGCCCGGGGGTGAGATCGCGCGCGAGGTACAAGTGGCCGATCTCGTCGGTGCAGGCGTTGGACAGTTCCAAGCTCCCGAGGTAATCCCAACGGGCGGCCGAGTAGCCGGTCTCCTCCCGTAATTCGCGCTTCGCCGAATCCAGCGGTTCTTCCCGGCCCTCAGGGCACCCGCCTTCGGGCAGCTCCCAGAAATAACGATCGAAAGGATACCGGTGCTGGCCCACGAGGATGACCCGGCCCTGGGCATCGATGGGCACCACGGCCACCGCGATGTTCTTGAAATGGACCGTTCCGTAGATGCCCGGGGATCCGTCCGGGCGGAG
It includes:
- a CDS encoding NUDIX hydrolase, which translates into the protein MEGASPEEIGPWTRLRRREVYDNPWIRVREDDVLRPDGSPGIYGTVHFKNIAVAVVPIDAQGRVILVGQHRYPFDRYFWELPEGGCPEGREEPLDSAKRELREETGYSAARWDYLGSLELSNACTDEIGHLYLARDLTPGPQDPDGDEQLAVKAMDFGEAWRMAMAGELTESLTVAALARARYFLDREAGA